DNA sequence from the Thauera sedimentorum genome:
CGTGGCATGGGACGCTTCATCGCTGTCGCCGGTGGCGGTTGCCGGCTGCCTGCTGGCGGTGCTCGGCGCGGGCGGCGCGGCGGTGATGCGCGGCCGGCTGGCGCTGGTGGCCGCGCTCGGCCTGTCCGGCCTGGGGGTGGCGCTGTTCTTCCTCGGCGCCAACGCCCCCGACGTGGCGATTACCCAGGTCATGGTGGAAACGCTGACCGTGGTTTTCCTCGGGCTGGTGCTGCGGCGCCTGCCGCCGATGCGGGTGGTCGGATCGCGGGCGCCGGTGATCCGTCGCCTCCATGCCCTGGTCGCCGCGCTGTTCGGCGTGGCAGTGAGCCTGGCGCTGATCGCGGCGGTCAGTCAGCCGCTGCCGGGGGATATCGCGTCCTGGCTGCTCGCTGCCAGCTTGCCGCAGGGCCATGGTGCCAATGTGGTCAACGTGGTGCTGGTCGATTTCCGGGCGCTGGACACCCTGGGCGAGATCCTGGTGGTCGCGCTCGCCTGCGCGGCGGCCGGCGCCCTGCTCGGCGAGCGACGCAGGGCGCTGGCACGAGGCGGCCGGCCGGAGTTCGACTCCCCGCTGCTGCGCGAGGGCGTCAAGCCGCTGGCCGGCCTGCTGGTGCTGGTTGCGCTGGTCCTGCTGTGGCGTGGTCACAATCTGCCCGGCGGCGGCTTCATCGGCGCCTTGGTGGCGGCCTGCGCGGTAGTGCTGATCGCGGTCCTGCTCGGCAGTCCGGCGGCACGGCGCCTGCTGCGCGTGGGCGCCTTGCGCGTGTCGGCCTTCGGCCTGGTGCTGGCCGCGGGGGCGGGGGGTATCGGGCTGGCGGCCGGGGCGGACTACCTGACCGGCGCATGGATGTTCCCCGGCGGCCTGCCGCTGGGCACGCCGCTGCTGTTCGACGTCGGGGTGTTCTTCACGGTGTTCGGCGCAGTGGTGCATCTGCTGTTCCGCCTGCTGGAAAGCGAGGAGGGCTAGATGGAGATCGTTGCGGCGCTGACCGTGGGCGTGCTGGTGGCCATCGGCACCTGGATGCTGCTGGACCGCAACCTGGTGCGCGTGGTGCTGGGCGTGGTGGTGCTGGGGAACGCGATCAACATGGCGGTGCTGACCGCCGGCCGCCTGGGCAGCGAGGTGGCGGCCTTCGTGACGCCCGCAGGCGTGCCCGCCGGGGCGGCCAACCCCTTGCCGCAGGCGCTGGTGCTGACCGCCATCGTCATCGGCTTTGCGCTGTTCGCCTTTGCGCTGGTGGTGCTCAAGCGCACCTGGGAGGAGCACGGCAGCACGGAAACCGACCGGATCACCGCGCGCGCGGAAGCGCCTGCGCCCGATCTGCCGGACGAGCCGTCGGTGGCCGCTGCCGGCGGACGTGAGGAGGTGCGCCGATGAAGTTCCTGCTGGTCGCGCCCATCGTCCTGCCCCTGCTGACCCTGATCGCCTGCCTGTTGCTGCGCCGGCGTCATGAGCGTCTGGCGGCGGCGGTCAGCGTGGCCGGCGCCGTGCTGCTGACCCTGGTCGGCGTGGAGCTCGTGGTGCTGGCCGCCTCCGGGGAGATCCTCGCCGGCCAGATGGGCGGCTGGGCGGCACCCTACGGCATCACCCTGGTGATCGACCGCCTGGCGGCGGCGATGGTGGCCATCGCCGGGCTGATCGGCCTGGCCACCGTGGTGTACGGACTGCGCTCGGATGGCGATCCGGCCGGCGGCAAGGATTTCCACTGTTTCGTGCATGGCCTGCTCACCGGGGTGTGCGGCGCCTTCATCACCGGCGACGTGTTCAACCTCTACGTGTGGTTCGAGGTGATGCTGATCGGCTCCTTCGCCCTGATCGTGCTCGGCGGCGGCCCGCGGCGGCTGTCGGGCACGGTGGTGTATCTGTTCCTCAACCTGCTGGCGACGCTGCTGTTCCTGCTGGCGGCCGGCCTGCTGTATGGCGCCACCGGCACGCTCAACATGGCAGGGCTGGCCCAGCAGGCGGCGGCCGGCGGCCTGCCGCCCGGTGCCAGCGTGGCCGTGGTGCTGATGCTGCTCGCCTTCTCGATCAAGGCCGCGCTGTTCCCGGTGTTCGGCTGGCTGCCGGCCTCCTACCACGTGGCCTGGTCGCCGGTCTCGGCGATGTTCGCCGGGCTGCTGACCAAGGTCGGCGTCTATGCGCTGATCCGCCTGGTCACGCTGGTGTGGCCGCAGGCCGGGCCGGCGCACGAGGTGCTGCTGTGGATTGCCTGCGCGACCATGCTGGTGGGGGTGCTGGGCGCGGCGGCGCAGACCGAGGTGCGGCGCATCCTGTCCTTCCACATCGTCAGCCAGGTCGGCTACATGGTGCTCGGCCTGGCGCTGGCCACGCCGCTGGCGCTGGCCGGCGCGGTGTTCTACGTGATCCACCACATCGTGGTGAAGGCGAACCTGTTCTTCGTCGGCGGCGTGGCCGCGCGGATGACCGGCTCGGAGCGGCTGGCCGCCATGGGCGGGCTTTATGCACGGGCGCCGTGGCTTGCCTTGCTGTTCGCCATCCCGGCGCTGTCACTGGCGGGCATTCCGCCCTTGTCCGGTTTCTGGGCCAAGTTCGTGCTGGTGCGTGCGAGCCTGGAGGCCGGCATGTGGCTGGCCGCCACGGTTGCGCTGCTCACCGGGCTGCTGACCCTGCTGTCGATGAGCAAGATCTGGAACGAGGCCTTCCTCAAGGCCCACCCTGCGGGAGATGGCGGCCTGCGCGTTCCGCCCGGTCCGCGCCGGGCCTACGCGGTGATGGCGGGGCTGGGGGCGATCACCGTGCTGTTCGGTCTCGCCGCCGGTCCCTTGTTCGACTACGCCACGGCGGCCGCCGAGCAACTGGTCGATCCGGCCGGCTACATCCGCGCGGTCCTCGGCGGGGGAGGGCACTGAGATGTTCGGCCTGCACATCCTGCTGGCCGCCGGGCTGGCAGCCTTCTCCGGTGGTCTTTCGCCACTCGGCGTGCTGGTGGCCTTCGTGCTGGTATACCTGTTGTTGAAGATGTCCGTGCGCCTGACCGGCCTGCGCGGTTACCTGCTGAGGCTGG
Encoded proteins:
- a CDS encoding proton-conducting transporter transmembrane domain-containing protein, which translates into the protein MKFLLVAPIVLPLLTLIACLLLRRRHERLAAAVSVAGAVLLTLVGVELVVLAASGEILAGQMGGWAAPYGITLVIDRLAAAMVAIAGLIGLATVVYGLRSDGDPAGGKDFHCFVHGLLTGVCGAFITGDVFNLYVWFEVMLIGSFALIVLGGGPRRLSGTVVYLFLNLLATLLFLLAAGLLYGATGTLNMAGLAQQAAAGGLPPGASVAVVLMLLAFSIKAALFPVFGWLPASYHVAWSPVSAMFAGLLTKVGVYALIRLVTLVWPQAGPAHEVLLWIACATMLVGVLGAAAQTEVRRILSFHIVSQVGYMVLGLALATPLALAGAVFYVIHHIVVKANLFFVGGVAARMTGSERLAAMGGLYARAPWLALLFAIPALSLAGIPPLSGFWAKFVLVRASLEAGMWLAATVALLTGLLTLLSMSKIWNEAFLKAHPAGDGGLRVPPGPRRAYAVMAGLGAITVLFGLAAGPLFDYATAAAEQLVDPAGYIRAVLGGGGH
- a CDS encoding sodium:proton antiporter, with amino-acid sequence MEIVAALTVGVLVAIGTWMLLDRNLVRVVLGVVVLGNAINMAVLTAGRLGSEVAAFVTPAGVPAGAANPLPQALVLTAIVIGFALFAFALVVLKRTWEEHGSTETDRITARAEAPAPDLPDEPSVAAAGGREEVRR